From a region of the Zingiber officinale cultivar Zhangliang chromosome 4B, Zo_v1.1, whole genome shotgun sequence genome:
- the LOC121978112 gene encoding uncharacterized protein LOC121978112: protein MAYLKTPSWVDPNTEGKDVDFSEEASWAESRYDVSNGFRSMLYALRNSGTLLLILLWNSMQYKSHFVAVAIGEAYSPFLALEMTLYIANLQQRMVRSKTEELREELESIETWRCDIEVGDGGEKVKEMEELKGSFGMLRSGSESLVWELDDLFDEIVEAKKKFLYLSSRR, encoded by the exons ATGGCTTATTTGAAAACCCCTAGTTGGGTCGACCCGAACACGGAGGGGAAGGACGTCGATTTTTCAGAG GAAGCATCATGGGCGGAATCGAGATATGATGTGTCTAATGGCTTCAGAAGCATGCTTTATGCGCTGAGGAACTCTGGCACCCTCCTCCTGATCCTACTATGGAACTCGATGCAGTACAAGTCCCATTTTGTTGCGGTTGCTATCGGTGAGGCCTACTCTCCATTCCTTGCATTAGAAATGACACTCTACATTGCGAACTTGCAACAAAGGATG GTGAGGTCAAAAACTGAGGAGCTGAGGGAAGAGCTAGAGAGCATCGAGACATGGAGGTGTGACATAGAGGTGGGCGACGGCGGTGAAAAAGTGAAGGAGATGGAGGAGTTGAAGGGGTCGTTTGGGATGTTAAGGAGTGGAAGTGAGAGTCTTGTGTGGGAATTGGATGACTTGTTCGATGAGATTGTGGAGGCAAAGAAGAAGTTCTTGTATCTTTCCAGTAGGAGATAA
- the LOC121977400 gene encoding histone H4, which translates to MSGRGKGGKGLGKGGAKRHRKVLRDNIQGITKPAIRRLARRGGVKRISGLIYEETRGVLKIFLENVIRDAVTYTEHARRKTVTAMDVVYALKRQGRTLYGFGG; encoded by the coding sequence ATGTCCGGCCGCGGCAAGGGAGGCAAGGGGCTTGGCAAGGGCGGCGCTAAGCGCCACCGCAAGGTCCTCCGCGACAACATTCAGGGCATCACCAAGCCGGCGATACGCCGCCTCGCCCGCCGCGGCGGCGTCAAGCGCATCAGCGGCTTGATCTACGAGGAGACCCGTGGCGTACTCAAGATCTTCCTCGAGAATGTCATCCGAGACGCCGTGACCTACACTGAGCACGCTCGCCGCAAGACGGTCACTGCCATGGACGTGGTCTACGCCCTCAAGCGCCAGGGGCGGACCCTCTACGGGTTTGGAGGCTAA